In Promicromonospora sukumoe, the following proteins share a genomic window:
- a CDS encoding sugar ABC transporter ATP-binding protein: protein MTQQTAPPVVELTGISVEFPPVKALDGVDFSLHPGEIHALMGENGAGKSTLIKALTGIHSPTAGTIRVDGVERRFSGPADARAHGVSTVYQEVNLCENLTVAENIMLGAEPRVLGGLNWRAIRRQAATHLRRMGLDIDPSSSLGSHSLAVQQLVAICRATVGDCKVLILDEPTSSLDTDEVAHLFTVMRGLRDEGVAILFVSHFLDQVYEVSDRMTVLRNGTLVGEYVTADLPAAELVQHMIGRSMDVLEAAEEVLEQAERPAGATPLLGVVGLGRKGSVQPFDLDLYEGEVVGLAGLLGSGRTELARLLTGADRADVGQARVAGRPTRLRNPRAAMRHRIAYTSEDRKGEGVVDGLTVRENIVLALQAERGWMRPLPRKQVDELVARYIQQLGIRPADPEALLRNLSGGNQQKVVLARWLATAPRLLVLDEPTRGIDVGAKAEIQKLVAELAADGMSVVFISAELEEVLRISHRIAVLRDRRKVAEIDGNGATMDQVVDLIAGGGAA, encoded by the coding sequence ATGACCCAGCAGACAGCACCACCCGTCGTCGAGCTGACGGGCATCAGCGTCGAGTTCCCGCCGGTCAAGGCCCTTGACGGCGTCGACTTCAGCCTGCACCCCGGCGAGATCCACGCCCTCATGGGCGAGAACGGCGCCGGCAAGTCCACCCTGATCAAGGCCCTGACGGGCATCCACTCGCCGACGGCGGGGACCATCCGCGTCGACGGCGTCGAGCGCCGGTTCTCCGGACCGGCCGACGCCCGCGCGCACGGCGTCAGCACCGTGTACCAGGAGGTCAACCTCTGCGAGAACCTCACGGTCGCGGAGAACATCATGCTCGGCGCGGAGCCGCGCGTGCTGGGCGGCCTGAACTGGCGGGCGATCCGCCGGCAGGCGGCCACGCACCTGCGGCGGATGGGCCTGGACATCGACCCGTCGTCGTCCCTCGGGTCGCACTCGCTGGCGGTGCAGCAGCTCGTCGCGATCTGCCGCGCCACGGTGGGCGACTGCAAGGTGCTGATCCTCGACGAGCCGACCTCCAGCCTGGACACCGACGAGGTGGCGCACCTGTTCACCGTCATGCGCGGCCTGCGTGACGAGGGCGTCGCCATCCTGTTCGTCAGCCACTTCCTGGACCAGGTCTACGAGGTGTCCGACCGCATGACGGTGCTGCGCAACGGCACCCTCGTGGGGGAGTACGTGACCGCCGACCTGCCGGCCGCCGAGCTGGTGCAGCACATGATCGGCCGCTCGATGGACGTCCTGGAGGCCGCCGAGGAGGTGCTGGAGCAGGCGGAGCGACCGGCCGGCGCCACCCCGTTGCTGGGGGTCGTGGGCCTGGGCCGCAAGGGTTCGGTGCAGCCGTTCGACCTCGACCTCTACGAGGGCGAGGTGGTCGGCCTGGCCGGGCTGCTCGGGTCGGGCCGCACGGAGCTGGCGCGCCTGCTCACGGGCGCGGACCGGGCCGACGTCGGACAGGCCCGCGTGGCCGGGCGGCCGACGCGGCTGCGCAACCCGCGCGCGGCGATGCGGCACCGCATCGCGTACACGTCCGAGGACCGCAAGGGCGAGGGCGTCGTCGACGGCCTCACCGTGCGGGAGAACATCGTGCTCGCCCTCCAGGCGGAGCGCGGCTGGATGCGGCCGCTGCCCCGCAAGCAGGTGGACGAGCTGGTCGCGAGGTACATCCAGCAGCTCGGCATCCGGCCCGCCGACCCGGAGGCGCTGCTGCGCAACCTGTCCGGCGGCAACCAGCAGAAGGTGGTGCTCGCGCGGTGGCTCGCCACCGCCCCGCGGCTGCTCGTGCTCGACGAGCCGACGCGCGGCATCGACGTGGGCGCCAAGGCGGAGATCCAGAAGCTCGTGGCCGAGCTGGCCGCCGACGGCATGTCCGTCGTCTTCATCTCGGCGGAGCTGGAGGAGGTGCTGCGCATCTCGCACCGCATCGCGGTGCTGCGCGACCGCCGCAAGGTGGCGGAGATCGACGGGAACGGAGCCACGATGGACCAGGTGGTCGACCTCATCGCGGGAGGTGGGGCGGCATGA